The Caproicibacterium lactatifermentans genome contains a region encoding:
- a CDS encoding GNAT family N-acetyltransferase codes for MTATEQKALAFLEQDALESIDMQEPLRRGFARVLYVGKDGVQLDVHGTIMQRAANEQAADRLVRRLQKAPKLFTAHKLWDKAAFEKYFCGADTFGGLSCNPCRFAVYTSKKPLPVSPVFSIRQLTLHYAPAVNQQYHLFNDSPYIEKLVRAGVFYGAFVGEELAGFIGKHAEGALGMLEVYPKFRRQGVGIALEADAVNRSLAKGQVPFGDVILGNDASFALQRSMGFSIPTAEHYWLMTEPKK; via the coding sequence ATGACAGCAACAGAGCAGAAAGCACTTGCTTTTTTGGAGCAGGACGCTTTAGAAAGCATAGATATGCAGGAGCCGCTGCGGCGCGGTTTTGCGCGGGTATTGTATGTTGGAAAAGACGGCGTACAGCTGGACGTGCACGGGACCATTATGCAGCGCGCGGCGAATGAACAGGCGGCCGACCGGCTGGTCCGGCGCCTGCAAAAGGCACCGAAACTGTTTACGGCGCACAAGCTGTGGGATAAAGCAGCCTTTGAAAAGTACTTTTGCGGAGCAGACACATTCGGCGGCCTTAGCTGCAACCCCTGCCGCTTTGCCGTCTATACATCCAAAAAGCCGCTGCCGGTTTCTCCGGTGTTTTCAATTCGGCAGCTGACACTTCACTATGCGCCGGCAGTCAATCAGCAGTACCATTTGTTTAACGACTCGCCGTATATTGAAAAACTGGTGCGTGCGGGCGTCTTTTACGGCGCCTTTGTCGGGGAGGAGCTTGCGGGATTTATCGGGAAGCACGCAGAGGGTGCGCTGGGTATGCTGGAAGTATATCCAAAGTTCCGACGGCAGGGTGTCGGTATTGCCCTGGAAGCAGACGCGGTGAATCGCAGCCTTGCAAAAGGACAGGTCCCTTTCGGCGATGTGATTCTCGGCAATGACGCTTCTTTTGCTTTGCAGCGGTCCATGGGATTTTCCATTCCCACGGCGGAACATTACTGGCTGATGACGGAGCCAAAAAAATAG
- a CDS encoding peptide chain release factor 3, with product MADYKKEIERRRTFAIISHPDAGKTTLTEKLLLYGGAIQQAGMVKGKRHMRHAVSDWMDIEKQRGISVTSSVMQFEYNNYCINILDTPGHADFSEDTYRTLMAADSAVMVIDAAKGVEKQTRKLFKVCTLRHIPIFTFINKMDRDARSPYDLTDQIEQELGIKTYAMNWPIGSGREFKGVYDRAAKKILTFTAEETANGKHQIEESASDLSDPKLSDLLGEDLLSTLKDDVELLDGAGADFSLEDVRRGKLSPVFFGSALTNFGVEPFLQEFLRMTTTPLPRKADIGEIDPMDSHFSAFVFKIQANMNKAHRDRVAFLRICSGEFDRGMEVVHMQGGRKMKLMAPQQLMAEQREIIDHAYAGDIIGVFDPGVFSIGDTLCASDKKFCFGGIPTFAPEHFARVSPKDTMKRKQFVKGMTQIAQEGAIQIFQELNGSMEEVVVGAVGQLQFEVLEYRLENEYKVDIRMENLPHEYIRWIENEGLDPKSLDLTSDTRCIQDLKGNHLLIFVNEWNITWALQHNHGLQLSEFGGAKL from the coding sequence ATGGCAGACTATAAAAAGGAAATTGAGCGCCGGCGCACGTTCGCAATCATCTCTCACCCAGACGCCGGCAAAACAACGTTGACGGAAAAGCTCCTGCTGTACGGCGGTGCCATTCAGCAGGCCGGTATGGTTAAAGGCAAGCGCCACATGCGCCACGCAGTTTCGGACTGGATGGATATTGAAAAACAGCGTGGCATTTCGGTCACTTCTTCTGTCATGCAGTTTGAATACAACAATTATTGTATCAATATCCTGGATACCCCCGGGCATGCGGATTTTTCCGAGGATACCTACCGTACCCTGATGGCCGCGGACAGCGCCGTCATGGTGATTGATGCCGCCAAGGGCGTAGAAAAACAGACACGTAAGCTGTTTAAGGTTTGCACACTGCGCCATATTCCAATTTTTACGTTTATCAATAAAATGGACCGCGATGCCCGCAGTCCCTATGACCTGACGGACCAAATTGAACAGGAACTGGGCATTAAAACGTATGCCATGAACTGGCCAATTGGCAGCGGCCGTGAATTTAAGGGCGTGTATGACCGTGCAGCAAAAAAGATTTTGACTTTCACGGCGGAGGAAACCGCCAACGGAAAACATCAAATAGAAGAATCCGCCAGTGACCTGTCAGACCCGAAGCTTTCCGACCTGCTGGGGGAAGACCTGCTTTCTACTTTAAAAGACGATGTGGAGCTGCTGGATGGTGCCGGTGCAGACTTCTCACTGGAAGATGTGCGCCGAGGAAAGCTTTCACCTGTATTCTTCGGCTCTGCACTGACGAACTTCGGCGTAGAACCATTCCTGCAGGAATTTCTGCGCATGACTACGACACCTCTGCCGCGCAAAGCGGACATCGGTGAAATTGACCCGATGGATTCCCATTTCTCCGCTTTTGTCTTTAAAATCCAGGCAAATATGAACAAGGCCCACCGCGACCGTGTTGCATTTCTGCGCATTTGCTCCGGTGAATTTGACCGTGGCATGGAAGTTGTGCATATGCAGGGCGGACGCAAGATGAAACTGATGGCGCCACAGCAACTGATGGCGGAGCAGCGGGAAATTATCGACCATGCCTATGCGGGTGACATCATCGGTGTCTTTGACCCAGGCGTCTTTTCCATTGGCGACACCCTGTGTGCCTCCGATAAAAAGTTCTGTTTCGGCGGCATTCCCACCTTTGCGCCGGAACACTTTGCCCGTGTTTCCCCAAAAGATACCATGAAACGCAAGCAGTTTGTAAAAGGCATGACACAGATTGCACAGGAAGGTGCTATCCAGATTTTTCAGGAACTGAACGGCAGCATGGAAGAAGTTGTCGTTGGTGCGGTTGGTCAGCTGCAGTTTGAAGTGCTGGAATACCGGCTGGAAAACGAATACAAAGTGGACATCCGCATGGAAAACCTGCCGCACGAATATATCCGCTGGATTGAAAATGAGGGCCTCGACCCCAAGTCACTGGACCTTACCAGCGACACGCGCTGCATTCAGGACCTAAAGGGCAACCACCTGCTTATTTTTGTCAACGAGTGGAACATCACATGGGCCCTGCAGCATAATCACGGCCTGCAGCTAAGTGAATTTGGCGGTGCAAAACTATAA
- a CDS encoding Fur family transcriptional regulator: MADEMLKAKELKTTCRREAILTVLRTAQKPLTAEEVYLAVLPNMHMSVSTAYRTLATLFEKEIVMKEVGQDGKAYFRLNDHRHCHILRCTGCGEVIELSGCPIEPLEKQWAEKTGYQITGHRLELSGLCPKCAAKKDEKPDDK, encoded by the coding sequence ATGGCAGACGAAATGCTGAAAGCCAAAGAACTGAAAACGACATGCCGGCGCGAGGCAATTTTGACGGTCCTGCGTACGGCGCAGAAGCCGCTGACAGCGGAAGAGGTTTATCTGGCGGTCCTGCCGAATATGCATATGAGTGTGTCAACCGCTTACCGCACGCTGGCAACTTTGTTCGAAAAGGAAATTGTCATGAAAGAAGTGGGACAGGACGGCAAGGCGTATTTTCGCCTGAATGACCACCGGCACTGTCACATTCTGCGGTGTACGGGGTGTGGGGAAGTGATCGAACTTTCCGGCTGCCCGATAGAACCGCTGGAAAAACAATGGGCAGAAAAGACCGGCTATCAGATAACCGGCCACAGATTGGAGCTTTCGGGATTGTGCCCGAAATGCGCGGCAAAGAAGGATGAAAAACCAGATGATAAATGA